The genomic segment aattttcttttcaaagcataataattgtttatttaaacaacatgcttctaataaaaaagacatgttttcattaaaataaaaaaaatgtataaggaaaaatagattttgactaaaaaataatattttttctcataaatttgaattattagaATTCTTGTGAATACTTATTTTAATTaccttaaaaaaatcacattgttgaaaaaaaatacatgttatgtcaaaatataaaaaaaaatacataaataaaaaataagaattttaactagaaggaaatattttttttctaagtttaaaTCTGTCAAATCCtttggaatatttattttaattgttacaaaattaaataaaatttagctTTGAAAATTGTCCAGCTTTTTacactctttttttcattttatagtttattGCACTTATCTACCGTTAACTAGAAAGACTTTATCTaacttatatttataaaatatttatatttgcatctattttttttattacaaagatCAACttctcattttaatattttttaatatttaattagtattcgtaattttttttaatttattattttatatatttttaatttattatatccaaaaaaaatattatttttttattatttaattaacaactttcaaaaaaatatatttataatgataatacccatctttttcattttaaaattaacttaaaattctaTCTTGATATACATGAAATTTGGGagatattaaaatatgtttgttattgtagcaacagttattttttaaaatatttttatttaaaaatatattaaaataataattttttttaatttaattttaataccaacaaattaaaataatttaaaattaagattctaaaacttcaaaaaaaagcaaaaatccaCTCATTCTAGAAAGTGAGCAACTCGCAAAAATTCACACTGGTGCAGTTCTTCCAAGGGTAACATAGTAATTTAAAAGAAACCCACAGCAGGCAAGCCCATAAAGAAAACGAAAAACGATCAAGCCACAGTCAACAATCATATAACcctaacaaaatttaaaaaaaaaagaaaaaactggaTTTTCTTCAACAATGGGAAACGCGGAGAAGCTTCTGAATCAGATCATGGACTTGAAATTCACATCAAAATCGCTGCAAAGGCAAGCACGGAAGTGCGAGAAGGAAGAGAAATCGGAGAAATTGAAAGTCAAGAAGGCGATCGAGAAAGGAAACATGGATGGTGCTCGAATCTATGCCGAGAACGCCATTCGTAAGAGAACTGAACAGATGAATTACTTGAGGCTCGCCTCCAGGCTCGATGCCGTCGTGGCCAGGCTTGATACTCAGGCTAAGATGACTACCATTAACAAGTCTATGGCTTCTATTGTTAAGTCTCTCGAGTCGACTCTCGCTactggtaattaatttactttttagacatttttatgttaatatattgatgggcttttgttgattttttatttttgattgttgGGTTGTGTTTACTTTCTCTATGTTTCTAATCAAATTGAGAAAAACTGGGTCTGGGATTTTGctgattaatgtttttttttttctgagaaAAAAGTGGTATAGGGTTGGAGCGAATTCATTTGTCTTGGGACTTTGGATTTAGTCTTGGTATGATTGATTAGTAGCTATTTTGTGAAACGGGCAGTTTAACATTAGAAATTACTACCCCGAGAGCTTTATAGCTCGCTGGATTCTGTTTTTGGATTGGTATTAAGAATTACGTCTGTAGAACTCTAACCATAAGTTCATGGAACTGGTTACTCTTCAACTCTGCCATGAGAATGTGTGAAGTGTTCATTATTGGATGATGGGCTTTCACTGATTCTTAGGTCATCTGCCATGATAATGTTTTGAATGATTGCTAAATGCAGGTAATTTGCAGAAGATGTCAGAGACAATGGATCAGTTTGAGAAGCAGTTTGTGAACATGGAGGTACAGGCAGAGTTCATGGAGAGCGCGATGGCTGGTTCTACCTCGCTGTCCACACCTGAGGTTGAGGTCAACAGCTTGATGCAACAGGTAGCTGATGACTATGGATTGGAGGTCTCTGTTGGGCTGCCACAGCCTGCTGCACATGCAGTGGCAACCAAGTCGCAGGAGAAGGTGGATGAGGATGATTTGTCAAGGCGGCTTGCAGAGCTTAAGGCCAGAGGATAAATTATGTTTCAGGATCTGATGATCTCATGCGAATGTTacatatcattaatatatatggtGTTTCGATTGTGCTTCATGCCGAAAACATATTGTGTAAATCTGGTTTAATTGGATTAAAGTACCTGCAGACTCATTGCATGTTGAATATGAATGGTTAATGCACTCTGAGTTGCTTAACATATTTATCAGCACTTGCTTTCTAGACCTAGAATATGATGAATGGTTTCAGTCTTTCAGATTATAAGTATTTTACGTAGACCATGAACTAGGTTTACGTGGCAGCTTGTCAAAGCCAACTCGTATACACTTCATCCAAGTAGCAACTGGTCTTTTTGAGATATCGTGTGTATAGGGATATTGATTCCTTCACTGTCACCTATTGCTATAATGTTGAGTTCGGATTGAAAAAACTTGAATGATTTTCTGCTGGAAACCTTATCAGAACATGGTTCGTCTGTGCAGCTATGCATAGGTGGAAATTTGATTCGCGGTTTCATATCCGTCCTGCCTGGTTGTTCTTTATTGCCGCAGCATGTCAGTCAATGTTTGGTTTCGTGGGATCATTTCAGCAACTTGATCAGATTATGTATATTCTAGGCTTCCCGATTCTCGCAATGAACCAACCCCTGTTTGGCTAATGCAGTATCCGGAGAAGAGGTCCGCTGGGGCAAACATGCCATTTCCGAGGAatgaattaatgatttttataacaGAATAAATAgttacagttaaaaaaaaatgcaatccaAAAATTTGATTATGTTTCTAGTTCACTACATTGATTTTAATCTCTCACCTACAATTCTCAACTTGGCCATTTTCATTAGTGTATAAGTTCTACACCGGGCAGCTGAATTTGTGAAGGAGtactaaatttaattaaattctatcACGGAGATTGAAGGAATATATGCAAAATAATCCAACGTATATTCTGCCTCTTGTTTAAGTGGTTAACAATCTTGCTTCGCAATGCAAGAGAATAATCACTTCCTGCTAAACTCTTCATTCATTGTCAGCTGCTGCTCCGTCCCTGCAAATTGGCATATCACAATCACTAACACAGTTTCTCCCAAATTGTGCAAAAACCAAGAAATGAATGTATTGAAAAACTCACCTCCCATGAGAGATTAAAATTACgattacatatataaaaataaaaaaaaacaactaaaacccAAGTAATTTTCTCCCTTacacataatttattatttaatataataatataattatatttttgttctttttaaaaaaaccaaaagtctTGCTATTCgaggatatttttattttacttattagtcattaaaaaattgtgatgagaatataaatatttttttaatttgttttaacttAGTAAAATGATCTAATTATATTCCAAGTAAGAATTTCTAAAACTAGTTAAGagaactatttttgttttttttattttttaaactagagTAAAACAACAAGTTTATCattgaaatccaaaaaattaaatcatgcacCAAGGAGCCTTACGGTCTTTTCGCTCCCTTTCTTTGTTATTACAAGTTTCAAGGAggataatttgatctttttatatagattaatcattaattaaatgGAAAAACGTTGCTAGCGTGTGTCAGCTACATGTCAGTGCATGGGAAGCATCCAGGTACTTCAGCTAACGCGTGTAGAGCCTCTCGGTAGAATAAAATGTCTTGTTGCCATGTTCTTTCCCTGGTAGCGTGGTGTATGTAAGAGATGGTGGGATGATTTGTCGCTAATggacctttcttttttctttttattttctatcctcccctgaaaattatagtttaacattctttgtttttaatatttcagcttcaatttttattcttttggtttttaatttttgttcttgatctttttgtaaaatctttatttgttttaaatttcatcatttaatcccaatttgtcatatattattatttttatttgatccttatttgatgcaaccatattattcgataattTTACttacatttaactagtgttttgcctatgttttatatataaaatacattgatattctttgttttatgttttgaaaatacttttgaatgaaagatgcaaaaaggagtaaattggaggtaattgacatattagaccttcagtcgatgttttgtgcagagtgtaagctctagaggttgaaatgaagtgattccagtggcattaaaaatctaacatccatacctttctagaaatctaaggcaagaaaataaaataaggaataacatggaaatcgcagccttcaaagtcaaatcatgcaatctgccaatgttgaACTTTGGTCATTctaacttgaatatcttgagctacagaagtccattggatgcaaacttaatttttttagattcataACTCAAAAACCTATCAACGCTTCAAATTGCagcaaaaaaaatgtcatatgagagagatatgatttttcaaagatgacaactgaattctatCAGCAaataggtttcgtgaagaaacgagtccaaattacatttcgaagcatctaaaccgacattcaagtttttatttcagtaatttagctcctctaagtcaaagcttgaagatctcatgcaagactatttctttttttttaggaaaatagttattgaagtacttaaatgtaaattttctacttaagggaggactattttgtaaaatagagactagggtttcctaggatataaaaagaatgagagaagaaaagggagaatAGCCGGCcagaagagagaaaaatgcccccttcctctaagaaacccgaaatcatgcattcatctttttttttttattagtttttcaagaaacatgcaaggttaaactctttttcttgattgcaaGGACACAGAAACCTTTAGATTTCAAGAgctatgagatttattttaccttttcttttcagtttatatgatgaatatgtttgttctcctatgcttatttttcctatgattgtttgttttaattgctagagcggactctaagttattattgtaaacaatctattgctaagtttgatatcaaaaccgaagTTGTGGTATACGAACTTATGAAacaactaagtttaataattatggcggatctacgttagtaatcttagggagaatattcaatcaaatcaaacatagactgtagacaattatgttttcttgattaatcaacttatctagttcttaaggctgtcgttgaattaaattattactgCAGACATTGttgttgtttgatggttagatTTAGTTATATggtggatccgttaactaactaatgttaagaagagataaatattcagaatataaattgatgtttcattttcatgatcaattctgatttctgtaggtggatatgtgcttgcgaccaaggtttgttctcttgataattttctgattttatttaattttgcttgatagttttctgttttcttttgctttagcctagataatgtccaaaccccccccaaattgcatatcatctagcataaaaatctgacttgaaccttcctcgtgggatcgaccccttgcttgctctatactatcttgtgtgttgtgttttaagctagggtaattaatttgtgcgaccgcgacatcgcaacattattctttttatttcttattttttttcttggtcctTTCGTAaaatttttagttgtttttaattttatctttcaatccaAACTTAtggtatattgttttttttcaatttggtccttatttttttgatttttttgtccttttgttgaactatttttcttttcaatttaaccctccaataaaaaatttgtagttgccctctaatatattttttatttcgttTTTCATTCtcactcttttaattttaattttttttattttggatccttttgtgtaattatttttttcccaatttcatcattcaatatttgatttgttagggaataagctttgtaatttttctatGTATGGTGCTTCTGATCTAATAACCCttaagtcatgagtttgaataGTTTAATAGGGGTTgacatgttttttgtttaacttttttttccaatttcattgttgactttagtttttttaaaatgactttatgattttctttgatttcttttccaTAAAGGTATCCTGATTGTATGACCTGAAAtgcaggtttgacaggttaatttaGGCTCACTTGctttttattatctaaattaCATGACAATCATGCTATCTTGGGTCAACTCACGccggattttttttatcccttttgactcattttgtctttttatgtttaattggatgaaaattgaacattgttttttcattattgaaaaacaattttccaAGTTAAtgtaatcattttttaaaaaaatttatatttattattgttatctattttttattatttaattaaaataaaacttatttattttacctAACAAAGTAATAAcctaaatctttaatttttctttttttttaaaaaaatacatgtagcTGGACATATTTCTTATGGAAAAAATAACTTAGTCGTGTAACGGTAAGAGACCATGCATCAAATTCCAAAGAAACACTGATGCGAACCCTAgtggaattgaattgaattcgCGAACCCAAGATATATCTAATCCAAGATTACTGGAAATAGGATGAGTTTATCACAATGGAAGACCtgctccaaggcaacaagactataaatcAACCAAATCACAACGCCTAAACTTAGAGACGAGTAAAATGAGTATAAATTCACAATAAAGATgatcaattctttgaagagttaaaagttcaatcaagaaccaagattgaCAACTAAAGGTCAGTtaaaatcagaatattattagcaaaaaaaaaagcgtGCTGAAAATTATTCTCAAGAGTATTTAACCCCAAGCCAAAAACCCTGGTTTTCTTAATGGGTCacatataaattcaatttaaataacaatcaacccaagctaaaactagccaaaactaaataaaataaacaagtctgaAACTCAAACAAGTGTTACctcacaaaataaagaaagtttaatagcccaactaatttaataagacAAGTTTGGTTATTTCCACATTCTGTCTAGTAACAGCAAAACCCAATTTCAAATGGATGGTTCTCTCTCGTCTTAAATAATTAGAAGGCGTGCCATATACCGTTGGAAAGGTATGAAAGTCTAGTTTCCATCACAATAATAATCACCTCAAAATTCGACATGTAGCTccaattatgataaaaaaaaaaaaataaggtagcGAAAGGTCAAATTATCtgaatctagtcttcttctcccaattcttgtgtaatggtcttggttccaccaactagcccctcttgaacatgaataaGATTAATCACAGCTTGCTCctaattatttaatatcctcttgaagtccaccttagcccaCGTATCTTGAAAAAGTCCATTGAAAGTCTCTTTGAACCTTTTAGCTCCAAGCCTTGTAACTGGACCAACCagaacctccaatggatcctttagtGCTTGGATtgcatcatcccctctctcctcagaaggattcgacctcgaatcatcacttatatcaaacaaagaaagatcagCAACAATGAATGTAGCACTAACACTATACTCACTTGGTAGATCCACTTTGTAGGCATTATCATTAATCCTTTCTATGATTTGAAAAGAACTATCTCCTCAAGGAgtctgattagtacttaaaagtgcatttttatcaaggttttatatcatcattttgcacttgaagtatcaataactccttaactaaagcatgttttataataacatatctaatactataagatacctttaatttatggtaaatgttcatcttaaatgcaggcctatcacataaatgaaagaattgattgatgagttaaagtactgaaattgaaaggacaaagagatggccaaacttagaaaagagatgctggtgcagtccaaactggaacactgtttggtaattgggtcatatctgaagctgcagatcttggatttaggtccattttatatggatggaaagataagacataggcctacaacttttatatggagcccaagatttaaaaaggttgttttcaagtccaaattgtagcaacaacaaagaagtccgaatctgtcctacagcccagacactgtttagtgttcagcccatatctcgagttctagaagtccaaatgatctcaaatttttaccctggaaagatgagacaattttctagaactttcaggatttaagtttgttcaaattatgacgtcatcaatgacgtttttggcagacaagaagataagaattgtcaccaagtcaagatgtggccacccactcatcaattagtcaacaaatcaatagttccgaattttagcctataaaaggaggcatttgccatgtatttaggcatcttggttttcagatcaagatcatgctcttgctctctctttatattttgtaatgcttaagttttacttatattaatctcttgcttatgcttttcatttcctttccttgtttatttatgtttctttctttcattatgtttagttaagttaattatgtcaaggtgaaaagggtacactaatggtgtaagaataagtataatataaacttaacatggaccttaatgttggatactaacatgctttatatttgctatcttgttcacttttaatactttgcttgttaaatggataatctagatttatgttgtataacacttggtacaacaaatacttggtactttcatagcccatactgtatggtataactgacacctgagctatgaaaggaacttgatttgttgttaacataagttataatcataaatgcctgacaacatttacaagtattagcattattcgaataagataactaatgtaatcatgttaacaatttataatccgattggaacctcctttgtgtgtggttaccagttgaataataagagtttatactatacttgtttgacataccattagtggatcctctaaccttgacatttgttgttatcattgtttaatccttgcgttaatcttccatctcaaaagttttcatcaacttcttcctcttcttcttcactattattattatcattattattattgttgttgttgttgttgttattgttactttttgtattattgttatctataatttatacaattaacctccctgtggttcgaccccggtcttgccgggttatttattacttcg from the Populus nigra chromosome 1, ddPopNigr1.1, whole genome shotgun sequence genome contains:
- the LOC133686528 gene encoding ESCRT-related protein CHMP1B, whose product is MGNAEKLLNQIMDLKFTSKSLQRQARKCEKEEKSEKLKVKKAIEKGNMDGARIYAENAIRKRTEQMNYLRLASRLDAVVARLDTQAKMTTINKSMASIVKSLESTLATGNLQKMSETMDQFEKQFVNMEVQAEFMESAMAGSTSLSTPEVEVNSLMQQVADDYGLEVSVGLPQPAAHAVATKSQEKVDEDDLSRRLAELKARG